A region of Streptomyces deccanensis DNA encodes the following proteins:
- a CDS encoding HAD family hydrolase — MPGPRVLVASDLDRTLIYSSAALALTMPDARAPRLLTVEVHESRPLSYMTETAAQLLAELGDTAVFVPTTTRTRKQYQRINLPGPPPAYAICANGGHLLVDGVTDVAWHERVTARLAEECAPLAEVREHLEATADPLWVRKHRVAEELFVYLVVERELLPEEWVKDLAVWAENRGWTVSLQGRKIYAVPKPLTKSAAMREVARRTGVELSLAAGDSLLDADLLLAADRAWRPGHGELAEAGFLGPGVTALPERGVLAGERILREFLRASRER; from the coding sequence ATGCCGGGTCCTCGGGTTCTCGTCGCGAGCGATCTCGACCGCACGCTCATCTACTCGTCCGCCGCGCTCGCGCTGACCATGCCGGACGCGCGGGCGCCGCGGCTGCTCACCGTCGAGGTGCACGAGAGCAGACCGCTGTCGTACATGACGGAGACGGCGGCGCAGCTGCTCGCCGAGTTGGGCGACACGGCGGTGTTCGTGCCCACCACGACCCGGACGCGCAAGCAGTACCAGCGGATCAATCTGCCGGGCCCGCCCCCGGCGTACGCGATCTGCGCCAACGGCGGGCACCTGCTGGTGGACGGTGTCACGGACGTCGCCTGGCACGAGCGGGTGACGGCCCGGCTCGCCGAGGAGTGCGCGCCGCTCGCTGAGGTGCGGGAGCATCTGGAGGCCACGGCGGACCCCCTGTGGGTGCGCAAGCACCGGGTCGCGGAGGAGCTGTTCGTCTATCTCGTCGTCGAGCGTGAGCTGCTCCCCGAGGAGTGGGTGAAGGACCTCGCGGTGTGGGCCGAGAACCGCGGGTGGACGGTCTCCTTGCAGGGGCGCAAGATCTACGCTGTGCCGAAGCCGCTCACCAAGTCGGCGGCGATGCGGGAGGTCGCGCGGCGGACCGGGGTGGAGCTGAGCCTGGCCGCGGGCGACTCTCTGCTCGACGCGGATCTGTTGCTGGCGGCGGATCGGGCCTGGCGGCCGGGGCATGGGGAGTTGGCGGAGGCGGGGTTCCTGGGGCCGGGGGTGACTGCGCTGCCCGAGCGGGGGGTGTTGGCCGGGGAGCGGATTCTTCGGGAGTTCTTGCGGGCGTCGCGGGAACGCTGA
- a CDS encoding DedA family protein, with translation MQAESMSGAPLWIIGLMDLLGAPGAGIAVALENLFPPIPSEVILPLAGFAASTGQMNLFAALLWTTAGSVVGALALYGVGALLGRDRTVAIAAKLPLVKVSDIEKTEAWFLKHGTKAIFFGRMIPVFRSLISVPAGVERMPLPVFTLLTTLGSALWNTAFVLAGYFLGANWTEVTAIVSTYSKIVLTGAALALLAFILVRFLRRSSSKGARGADICGSAARARQATTNPQPETHRTPTP, from the coding sequence ATGCAAGCGGAGTCCATGAGCGGCGCGCCCCTGTGGATCATCGGTCTGATGGATCTGCTGGGGGCGCCGGGCGCGGGCATCGCCGTAGCGCTGGAGAACCTCTTCCCGCCGATCCCCAGCGAGGTCATCCTCCCCCTCGCCGGCTTCGCCGCGAGCACCGGCCAGATGAACCTCTTCGCCGCCCTGCTGTGGACCACCGCGGGCTCGGTCGTCGGCGCCCTCGCCCTCTACGGCGTCGGCGCCCTCCTCGGCCGCGACCGCACGGTCGCCATCGCCGCGAAGCTGCCCCTGGTCAAGGTCTCGGACATCGAGAAGACGGAGGCCTGGTTCCTCAAGCACGGCACCAAGGCGATCTTCTTCGGCCGCATGATCCCCGTTTTCCGCAGCCTCATCTCGGTCCCGGCCGGCGTGGAACGCATGCCCCTGCCCGTCTTCACCCTCCTCACCACCCTGGGCAGCGCCCTCTGGAACACGGCCTTCGTCCTGGCCGGCTACTTCCTGGGCGCCAACTGGACGGAGGTCACCGCGATCGTCTCGACGTACTCGAAGATCGTCCTGACAGGCGCGGCCCTGGCGCTCCTGGCCTTCATCCTGGTCCGCTTCCTGAGGAGGTCCAGCTCCAAAGGGGCGCGGGGCGCTGACATATGCGGCTCCGCCGCGCGGGCGCGACAAGCCACGACGAACCCGCAGCCCGAAACGCACCGCACCCCCACCCCCTGA
- a CDS encoding calcium homeostasis/redox stress adaptation protein: protein MGVSLSKGGNVSLTKEAPGLTAVIIGLGWDIRTTTGTDFDLDASALLLDASGKVSSDANFIFFNNLKSPDGSVEHTGDNLTGEGEGDDEQIKVNLATVPAEIEKIVFPVSIYDAENRQQSFGQVRNAFIRVVNQAGEAEIARYDLSEDASTETAMVFGELYRHGAEWKFRAIGQGYASGLRGIAQDFGVNV, encoded by the coding sequence GTGGGAGTCAGCCTCAGCAAGGGCGGCAACGTATCGCTGACCAAGGAGGCGCCGGGCCTGACCGCGGTCATCATCGGGCTGGGGTGGGACATCCGCACCACGACCGGCACCGACTTCGACCTGGACGCCAGTGCCCTGCTGCTGGACGCGTCGGGCAAGGTCAGCAGTGACGCCAACTTCATCTTCTTCAACAACCTGAAGAGCCCCGACGGCTCGGTCGAGCACACCGGCGACAACCTCACCGGTGAGGGCGAGGGCGACGACGAGCAGATCAAGGTCAACCTCGCGACCGTCCCGGCCGAGATCGAGAAGATCGTCTTCCCGGTCTCGATCTACGACGCCGAGAACCGTCAGCAGTCCTTCGGCCAGGTCCGCAACGCCTTCATCCGCGTCGTGAACCAGGCGGGCGAGGCGGAGATCGCCCGCTACGACCTCTCCGAGGACGCCTCCACCGAGACCGCCATGGTCTTCGGTGAGCTCTACCGGCACGGCGCCGAGTGGAAGTTCCGCGCCATCGGCCAGGGCTACGCCTCGGGTCTGCGCGGTATCGCCCAGGACTTCGGTGTGAACGTCTGA
- a CDS encoding HpcH/HpaI aldolase/citrate lyase family protein → MRHFGHIAPEERRRLFYREPGAFDADSPARVLAAALGATLYSPATRERLADDIVKQAGRGVVSMVLCLEDSIDDAEVASAEENLVRQFTDLAGRPDVELPLLFIRVRFPEQIPDLVSRFGPAVRLLSGFVFPKFTEERGVAFLEALTAAEASSGRRLFGMPVLESPELMYRETRVEALQGIAHTVDKYRDRVLALRLGVTDFCSSYALRRAPDMTAYDVQIVASVIADVVNVLGRADGTGFTVTGPVWEYFRVQERMFKPQLRSSPFLANRAVELRESLIEHALDGLLREISLDHANGLLGKTCIHPSHVLPVHALSVVSHEEFGDAQDIVRPDRHGGGVLRSASRNKMNEVKPHRAWAERVLQRAEVFGVANEDIGFVDLLAAGLPD, encoded by the coding sequence ATGCGTCATTTCGGGCACATCGCCCCTGAGGAGCGCCGACGTCTCTTCTACCGGGAGCCGGGTGCCTTCGACGCCGACTCCCCGGCCCGGGTGCTCGCCGCAGCGCTCGGTGCCACGCTCTACAGCCCCGCGACCCGGGAGCGGCTCGCCGACGACATCGTCAAGCAGGCCGGGCGCGGTGTGGTCTCCATGGTCCTGTGCCTGGAGGACTCCATCGACGACGCGGAGGTCGCGAGCGCCGAGGAGAACCTCGTCCGGCAGTTCACCGACCTCGCCGGCCGGCCGGACGTCGAGCTTCCGCTGCTCTTCATCCGGGTCCGCTTCCCCGAGCAGATACCCGACCTGGTCAGCCGGTTCGGCCCGGCCGTACGGCTGCTGTCCGGTTTCGTGTTCCCCAAGTTCACCGAGGAACGGGGCGTGGCCTTCCTGGAGGCGCTCACCGCCGCCGAGGCCTCGAGCGGGCGGCGGCTGTTCGGGATGCCGGTGCTCGAATCGCCCGAGCTGATGTACAGGGAGACGCGCGTAGAGGCGCTCCAGGGCATCGCCCACACCGTCGACAAGTACCGCGACCGGGTTCTCGCGCTGCGCCTCGGCGTCACCGACTTCTGCTCCTCCTACGCGCTGCGCCGGGCGCCCGACATGACCGCGTACGACGTCCAGATCGTCGCCTCCGTGATCGCGGACGTGGTGAACGTGCTGGGGCGCGCCGACGGCACCGGGTTCACGGTGACCGGGCCGGTGTGGGAGTACTTCCGGGTGCAGGAGCGCATGTTCAAGCCACAGCTGCGCTCCAGCCCCTTCCTGGCGAACCGGGCCGTGGAGCTGCGCGAGTCGCTGATCGAGCACGCGCTGGACGGTCTGCTGCGCGAGATCTCCCTCGACCACGCCAACGGTCTGCTGGGCAAGACCTGCATCCATCCCTCGCACGTCCTGCCGGTGCACGCGCTGTCCGTGGTCAGCCACGAGGAGTTCGGCGACGCCCAGGACATCGTGCGGCCCGACCGGCACGGGGGCGGGGTCCTGCGCTCGGCCTCCCGCAACAAGATGAACGAGGTCAAGCCGCACCGCGCCTGGGCGGAAAGGGTTCTGCAGCGGGCCGAGGTGTTCGGTGTCGCCAACGAGGACATCGGATTCGTGGACCTGTTGGCCGCCGGTTTGCCCGACTGA
- a CDS encoding TerD family protein: MTHAMLKGSNVPVEATAVRAVLRWAPGQDAPDVDASALLLGPDGRVRSDEDFVFYNQPRHPSGKVWRLGKKRVADGLTDTIQTDLRGVESAVGQILLVASADDASGEPVSFGRVRSLRILLYDATVADAEPLAYFDIKPETGDETALICGELYRRGGGWKFRALGEGYTNGLQGLAVDFGISVDESEAAPAAADETATTQTPAPEISAPLPPEQPPTGVPAQPGYGYPPAAPPQQPAYGYPHPQPTPATTNGPAYGYPQPTAAALDPNFRLPPQGPQFIGR, from the coding sequence ATGACGCACGCGATGCTGAAGGGGTCGAACGTCCCCGTGGAAGCCACGGCGGTCCGCGCCGTGCTGCGCTGGGCGCCGGGGCAGGACGCCCCGGACGTCGACGCCTCGGCGCTGCTCCTCGGCCCCGACGGCCGCGTACGGTCCGACGAGGACTTCGTCTTCTACAACCAGCCACGCCACCCGTCGGGCAAGGTCTGGCGACTCGGCAAAAAGCGTGTGGCCGACGGCCTCACCGACACCATCCAGACCGATCTGCGCGGTGTCGAGTCCGCCGTCGGCCAGATTCTCCTCGTGGCCTCCGCCGACGACGCCTCCGGGGAACCCGTCTCCTTCGGCCGCGTACGGTCCCTGCGCATCCTGCTGTACGACGCCACCGTCGCCGACGCCGAACCCCTGGCGTATTTCGACATCAAGCCGGAGACCGGCGACGAGACCGCCCTGATCTGCGGCGAGCTCTACCGCCGGGGCGGCGGCTGGAAGTTCCGCGCGCTGGGCGAGGGCTACACCAACGGCCTCCAGGGCCTCGCCGTGGACTTCGGCATCTCGGTGGACGAGTCGGAGGCGGCGCCCGCGGCGGCGGACGAGACCGCCACGACCCAGACCCCGGCCCCGGAGATCTCGGCCCCCCTGCCCCCCGAGCAGCCCCCGACGGGCGTCCCGGCGCAGCCCGGGTACGGCTACCCCCCGGCGGCCCCGCCGCAGCAGCCGGCCTACGGCTACCCGCACCCGCAGCCGACCCCCGCCACCACCAACGGCCCGGCGTACGGCTACCCGCAGCCCACGGCGGCTGCCCTGGACCCCAACTTCCGTCTGCCCCCGCAGGGCCCGCAGTTCATCGGCCGCTGA
- a CDS encoding FmdB family zinc ribbon protein: MPRYEYRCRTCGDTFELSRPMAESSAPADCPGGHSDTVKLLSTVAVGGTAAASAPAPRAGGGGGGCCGGGCCG; encoded by the coding sequence ATGCCTCGCTACGAATACCGCTGCCGGACCTGCGGCGACACCTTCGAACTGAGCCGTCCCATGGCCGAGTCCTCCGCCCCCGCGGACTGCCCCGGGGGTCACTCCGACACGGTCAAACTTCTGTCGACGGTAGCCGTCGGAGGTACGGCCGCCGCATCCGCCCCTGCGCCCCGGGCGGGCGGCGGTGGTGGCGGGTGCTGCGGTGGCGGCTGCTGCGGTTGA
- a CDS encoding TerD family protein, whose product MGVTLAKGGNVSLSKAAPNLTQVLVGLGWDVRTTTGAPFDLDASALLCQGGRVLGDEWFVFYNNLKSPDGSVEHTGDNLTGEGDGDDESLIIDLSRVPATVDKIVFPVSIHDAENRGQAFGQVSNAFIRVVNQADGQELARYDLSEDASTETAMIFGEVYRYGGEWKFRAVGQGYASGLRGIALDFGVNVS is encoded by the coding sequence ATGGGCGTCACACTCGCCAAGGGAGGCAATGTCTCCCTCTCCAAGGCCGCGCCGAATCTCACTCAAGTTCTGGTCGGGCTCGGCTGGGACGTCCGGACCACCACCGGAGCCCCTTTCGACCTCGACGCCAGCGCGCTGCTGTGCCAGGGCGGCCGGGTGCTGGGGGACGAGTGGTTCGTCTTCTACAACAACCTCAAGAGCCCGGACGGCTCGGTCGAGCACACCGGCGACAACCTCACCGGTGAGGGCGACGGCGACGACGAGTCGCTGATCATCGACCTCTCCCGCGTGCCGGCCACCGTCGACAAGATCGTCTTCCCGGTCTCCATCCATGACGCCGAGAATCGCGGCCAGGCCTTCGGGCAGGTCAGCAACGCCTTCATCCGTGTGGTCAACCAGGCCGACGGCCAGGAACTCGCCCGCTACGACCTCTCCGAGGACGCCTCCACCGAGACCGCGATGATCTTCGGCGAGGTCTACCGCTACGGCGGGGAATGGAAGTTCCGCGCGGTGGGACAGGGGTACGCGTCCGGCCTGCGGGGCATCGCGCTCGACTTCGGGGTGAACGTCTCGTAG
- a CDS encoding TerD family protein, with amino-acid sequence MSFLDNLWRGRASEFDAGNAATNAIELTKRHQKVSLSKQNAAAGHLRVNLSWRMRTSDIGAPKRQSVLRHPFKALRPEEVQAHSQSMVNVDLDLGCLYELADGTKGVVQPLGGFLGDINEAPYMRLSGDDRFGSGSGETMYINLDHRDQFKRMLVFVYIYDQTPAFDRTHAIVTLYPSNGPRIEIGLDERHPQARSCAVVMIENVKGEITVRREVKFVYGFQAELDRLYGWGLQWGRGYKTKTER; translated from the coding sequence ATGAGTTTTCTGGACAACCTGTGGCGGGGGCGGGCCTCGGAGTTCGACGCGGGCAACGCGGCCACCAACGCGATCGAGCTGACCAAGCGGCACCAGAAGGTGTCCCTCTCCAAGCAGAACGCGGCGGCCGGACATCTGCGCGTCAACCTGTCCTGGCGGATGCGGACCTCAGACATCGGCGCTCCCAAGCGGCAGAGCGTGCTGCGGCACCCCTTCAAGGCCCTCAGGCCGGAGGAGGTGCAGGCGCACAGCCAGAGCATGGTGAACGTCGACCTCGACCTCGGCTGCCTCTACGAGCTGGCCGATGGCACCAAGGGGGTCGTCCAGCCGCTGGGCGGCTTCCTCGGCGACATCAACGAGGCGCCGTACATGCGGCTCAGCGGGGACGACCGGTTCGGCTCCGGGTCCGGCGAGACGATGTACATCAACCTGGACCACCGGGACCAGTTCAAGCGGATGCTGGTCTTCGTCTACATCTACGACCAGACGCCGGCCTTCGACCGCACGCACGCGATCGTGACGCTGTACCCGAGCAACGGGCCCCGGATCGAGATAGGCCTGGACGAGCGGCATCCGCAGGCCCGGTCGTGCGCCGTGGTGATGATCGAGAACGTCAAGGGCGAGATCACCGTGCGCCGGGAGGTGAAGTTCGTCTACGGCTTCCAGGCCGAGCTCGACCGGTTGTACGGGTGGGGGTTGCAGTGGGGCCGGGGCTACAAGACCAAGACCGAGCGCTGA
- a CDS encoding DUF475 domain-containing protein, translating to MVLKTFGWSFAVTALGLVAAVLYDGWTALGLVAILCVLEISLSFDNAVVNAGIVKKMNAFWQKIFLTIGILIAVFGMRLIFPVVIVAISAKLGPIEAVDLALTDKDQYQQYVTDAHPSIAAFGGMFLLMIFLDFIFEDRDIKWLGWLERPLSKLGKIDMLSACIAMIVLLITSMTFATHAHQHGGTHADKAQTVLISGLAGLITYLIVGGLSGYFENKLEEDEEREHEEEEEAARTGKPRSAVALAGKAAFFMFLYLEVLDASFSFDGVIGAFAITNDIVLMALGLGVGAMYVRSLTVYLVRQGTLDDYVYLEHGAHYAIGALAAILLVTIQYEINEFITGSVGVILIAWSFWSSVRRNRALAAAEGKADSDDKAEVSSGV from the coding sequence GTGGTTCTGAAAACCTTCGGCTGGTCGTTCGCGGTCACCGCGCTCGGCTTGGTCGCAGCGGTTCTCTACGACGGATGGACGGCTCTCGGGCTCGTCGCGATCCTCTGCGTCCTGGAGATCTCGCTGTCGTTCGACAACGCGGTGGTCAACGCCGGCATCGTCAAGAAGATGAATGCCTTCTGGCAGAAGATCTTCCTCACCATCGGCATCCTGATCGCCGTCTTCGGCATGCGGCTGATCTTCCCCGTCGTCATCGTCGCCATCAGCGCCAAGCTCGGGCCGATCGAGGCCGTCGACCTGGCGCTGACCGACAAGGACCAGTACCAGCAGTACGTGACCGACGCGCACCCGTCGATCGCGGCCTTCGGCGGTATGTTCCTGCTGATGATCTTCCTGGACTTCATCTTCGAGGACCGGGACATCAAGTGGCTGGGCTGGCTGGAGCGCCCGCTGTCCAAGCTCGGCAAGATCGACATGCTGTCGGCCTGCATCGCGATGATCGTCCTGCTGATCACCTCGATGACCTTCGCGACCCACGCCCACCAGCACGGCGGCACCCATGCCGACAAGGCGCAGACGGTCCTGATCTCCGGCCTCGCGGGCCTCATCACCTACCTGATCGTCGGTGGTCTCTCCGGCTACTTCGAGAACAAGCTGGAGGAGGACGAGGAGCGCGAGCACGAGGAGGAGGAAGAGGCGGCCCGCACCGGCAAGCCGCGTTCGGCCGTCGCCCTCGCCGGCAAGGCCGCGTTCTTCATGTTCCTCTACCTGGAGGTCCTGGACGCGTCCTTCTCCTTCGACGGCGTGATCGGTGCCTTCGCCATCACCAACGACATCGTCCTGATGGCGCTGGGCCTCGGTGTCGGCGCGATGTACGTCCGGTCGCTGACCGTGTACCTGGTCCGCCAGGGCACCCTCGACGACTACGTCTACCTGGAGCACGGCGCGCACTACGCGATCGGCGCGCTCGCCGCGATCCTCCTCGTCACCATCCAGTACGAGATCAACGAGTTCATCACCGGTTCCGTCGGTGTCATCCTGATCGCCTGGTCCTTCTGGTCCTCCGTCCGCCGCAACAGGGCGCTGGCGGCCGCGGAGGGAAAAGCTGACTCCGACGACAAGGCGGAGGTCTCCTCCGGGGTGTGA
- a CDS encoding phosphoribosyltransferase encodes MINTANDTSGAPGAVWSGAWVRERLGVELVGDEELTGLLGLALRRNPKRAHLLVSNVLGKHVPQSPAVVYGHGFALGRRVRELLGEDGARAAVVLGYAETATGLGHSVADGVGEAPYLHSTRRPVEGVAPAGGFEESHSHATSHLLLPEDPELLAGPGPLVLVDDEFSTGNTVLNTIRALHERYPRERYVVVALVDMRSAADQGRLAAFAREIRARVDLVTAAKGTVRLPEGVLEKGQALVAEHEGGAGGAPGRAAGTTSTEVTRVELGWPAGVPDGGRHGFTPAHRARLERALPAMAARLAGALPPGARRVLVLGFEELMYAPLALARELEKAVAGDGLEIRFSTTTRSPVLAVDDPGYAIRSRIVFPAHDDPADGPGERYAYNVAGAGFDAVVAVVDSVADTAELHAEDGLPATLAAHTPAVLLAVVPSYVPAPPPPDHPERSSMLPEPLRGPDFSSYAADEVGWLLQDLSDVTLEAPTEEREEAIQSGGAHYAESLPVEYQPSEQYQALFHSALDASAERIAAAVGVVTETVLAERSARPVLVSLARAGTPVGVLMRRWARHRHGIDVPHYAVSIVRGRGIDANALRWLAAHHDPADVVFVDGWTGKGAITRELAAAIEEFEASDGITGFDPEIAVLADPGSCVRTYGTREDFLIPSACLNSTVSGLISRTVLRADLVGPDDFHGAKFYRELAGVDVSVAFLDAIAARFAEVVDAVDVRTKELLAADRTPTWEGWAAVERISEEYGIHDVNLVKPGVGETTRVLLRRVPWKILARAGAGADLDHVRLLAEQRGVPVEEVAELPYTCVGLIHPKFTRGATGADGKAVTV; translated from the coding sequence ATGATCAACACAGCGAACGACACGAGCGGGGCGCCCGGCGCGGTCTGGTCCGGGGCCTGGGTCCGTGAGCGGCTCGGGGTGGAACTGGTCGGGGACGAGGAGCTGACCGGGCTGCTCGGGCTCGCGCTGCGGCGCAACCCCAAGCGGGCCCATCTGCTGGTGTCGAACGTCCTCGGCAAGCATGTGCCGCAGTCCCCGGCCGTCGTGTACGGGCACGGGTTCGCGCTGGGCCGCCGGGTGCGGGAGCTGCTGGGGGAGGACGGGGCGCGGGCCGCGGTCGTCCTCGGGTACGCCGAGACGGCCACCGGGCTCGGGCACTCGGTCGCGGACGGGGTGGGAGAGGCGCCCTACCTGCACTCCACCCGGCGCCCCGTCGAGGGCGTCGCCCCGGCCGGGGGTTTCGAGGAGTCCCACTCCCACGCGACCTCGCACCTGCTGCTGCCGGAGGACCCCGAGCTGCTCGCGGGGCCCGGGCCGCTGGTCCTCGTCGACGACGAGTTCTCCACCGGCAACACGGTCCTCAACACCATCCGCGCGCTGCACGAGCGGTATCCGCGCGAGCGGTACGTCGTCGTGGCGCTGGTCGACATGCGCTCCGCCGCCGACCAGGGACGGCTGGCCGCGTTCGCCCGGGAGATCAGGGCGCGGGTCGACCTGGTGACGGCGGCGAAGGGCACCGTGCGGCTGCCGGAGGGGGTCCTGGAGAAGGGCCAGGCGCTCGTGGCGGAACACGAGGGGGGTGCGGGGGGTGCGCCGGGGCGTGCGGCCGGTACCACGAGTACCGAGGTCACGCGGGTCGAGCTGGGGTGGCCCGCCGGAGTGCCCGACGGGGGGCGGCACGGCTTCACTCCCGCGCATCGCGCCCGGCTGGAGCGCGCGCTGCCCGCCATGGCCGCCCGCCTCGCCGGGGCCCTGCCGCCGGGGGCCCGCCGGGTGCTCGTGCTCGGCTTCGAGGAGCTGATGTACGCCCCGCTGGCGCTCGCGCGGGAGCTGGAGAAGGCGGTCGCCGGGGACGGGCTGGAGATACGGTTCTCCACCACGACCCGGTCGCCCGTCCTCGCCGTCGACGACCCCGGTTACGCGATACGCAGCCGTATCGTCTTCCCCGCCCACGACGACCCGGCGGACGGCCCGGGGGAGCGCTACGCCTACAACGTGGCCGGCGCCGGCTTCGACGCCGTCGTCGCGGTCGTGGACTCGGTCGCGGACACGGCGGAGCTGCACGCCGAGGACGGTCTGCCGGCCACCCTCGCCGCCCACACCCCCGCCGTGCTGCTCGCCGTCGTGCCGTCGTACGTCCCGGCGCCACCGCCCCCGGACCACCCCGAAAGGTCATCCATGCTTCCCGAGCCCCTTCGCGGCCCCGACTTCTCCTCCTACGCGGCCGACGAGGTGGGGTGGCTGCTCCAGGACCTGTCGGACGTGACGCTGGAGGCGCCCACCGAGGAGCGGGAGGAGGCCATCCAGAGCGGGGGCGCGCACTACGCGGAGTCCCTGCCGGTCGAGTACCAGCCGAGCGAGCAGTACCAGGCCCTCTTCCACAGCGCCCTCGACGCGTCCGCCGAGCGCATCGCCGCCGCCGTGGGCGTGGTGACCGAGACCGTGCTGGCCGAGCGGTCGGCGCGGCCCGTCCTCGTGTCGCTGGCCCGGGCCGGTACCCCCGTGGGCGTGCTGATGCGGCGGTGGGCACGGCACCGGCACGGGATCGACGTACCGCACTACGCCGTGTCCATCGTGCGGGGCCGCGGCATCGACGCCAACGCGCTGCGCTGGCTCGCCGCCCATCACGACCCCGCCGACGTCGTGTTCGTCGACGGCTGGACCGGCAAGGGCGCGATCACCCGGGAACTCGCCGCCGCGATCGAGGAGTTCGAGGCGTCCGACGGGATCACCGGCTTCGACCCGGAGATCGCCGTGCTCGCCGACCCGGGCTCGTGCGTGCGGACGTACGGCACGCGGGAGGACTTCCTGATTCCCTCCGCCTGCCTCAACTCCACCGTCTCCGGGCTGATCTCGCGGACCGTGCTGCGCGCGGACCTCGTCGGGCCCGACGACTTCCACGGGGCCAAGTTCTACCGGGAGCTGGCCGGCGTCGACGTGTCGGTGGCCTTCCTGGACGCGATAGCCGCACGGTTCGCGGAGGTCGTGGACGCGGTCGACGTCCGCACCAAGGAACTGCTCGCCGCCGACCGCACCCCCACCTGGGAGGGCTGGGCGGCCGTCGAGCGGATCAGCGAGGAGTACGGGATCCACGACGTGAACCTGGTCAAGCCCGGTGTCGGCGAGACCACTCGGGTGCTGCTGCGCCGGGTACCGTGGAAGATCCTCGCGCGGGCCGGGGCGGGCGCGGACCTCGACCACGTACGTCTGCTCGCCGAACAGAGAGGGGTACCGGTGGAAGAGGTGGCCGAACTGCCGTACACATGCGTGGGGTTGATCCACCCGAAGTTCACGCGGGGCGCCACCGGCGCCGACGGCAAGGCGGTGACGGTCTGA